TTTGCCAAATTAGTTTGTTACTCACCCAAAACATCGGCAGATCTATGTCGGGCAATAAAGCAAGCGTCGTCGCCATAGCACATCCCTTTCTTCAAGATACCTTTTCGAAAATCCTTCCCAAACCCGCATCTTGCCGTTACCAGGCTGTAGTCACCGCTATCCGTTTGAGAGAGTCCGCCAATAACAGCTCTGGCAACAAGTCTACCGTACGAAAGTACGGAGAACATCACATACACACCAGCTCCTACTAAAGCGccaagctagctagtttagcGCCGATGTAACCACACAATATTGTCTTGCTAGCGTTCTACTGTGATGCTTGGACTAGTCAGCTAGATAACCTGACAATAACATtagccacacacagacaaagccGCGCGCAAGCTGATGTGATAACGCCCCCAGACGAGACGTGTATTCTTTAGTCTGAAGAGTTCTTGCAAATTTAGTGACGCCTGTGCCGTAATTCAACGGAGATCACACATCCAGATCCCAACAGACGTTCCAAGTTTGTCATAGCCATCGTGCCTGTAGAACAGCCCACATTATACACATCTGCGACTGGGGGAGCGAGCCAGAGTTATCTACTCTGTTGTGGTCTTGTGACTGCTGACGTCCATCTCATTACTTCTTCTTTGAGGAGGTTTCACGGCGGCTGGCATCCAATATATTGCATTACCACCACCTACTATATACTTTGCTtgacaaataaataaacacatgCCATAACACTACACTAACAAAAAAGGTTATAATAataccaccctactccactattttaATATATTTAGTCCTACCTCATGCCAAGTGAAttaggggtctaaggcactgcatctcagtgcaaaaggAGACAGGACAGTCCCTAATTAGAATCCAGGCCTAATCAcattcggccgtgattgggaatcccatagggcggcgcacaattggtccagcggcgtccgggtttggccgggttaggacgcaattgtaaataagattgtgttcttaactgactcgccttgttaaaggttaaataaaaaatataatgcCAACAACCTGAAGGACGGGACATCACTTAattaacacaccctgtaactcctcGGATGTCAAGTCTCTCACACtcaaatacctctctgcagctaccaccacaacctcaattttcTGCGACTTACCTACTtatcacacctaggaacctccctcctacacacagctgccacatgcccataagctttttatttgtaatttttttttatttaaccaggtaggctagttgagaaaaagttctcatttacaactgcgacctggccaagataaagcatagcagtgtgaacagacaacaacagagttacacatggagtaaacaataaacaagtcaataacacagtagaaaaaaagaaaaaaagagtctatatacagtgccttgcgaaagtattcggcccccttgaactttgcgaccttttgccacatttcaggcttcaaacataaatatataaaactgtatttttttgttaagaatcaacaacaagtgggacacaatcatgaagtggaacgacatttattggatatttcaaacttttttaacaaatcaaaaactgaaaaattgggcgtgcaaaattattcagcccccttaagttaatactttgtagcgccaccttttgctgcgattacagctgtaagtcgcttggggtatgtctctatcagttttgcacatcgagagactgacattttttcccattcctccttgcaaaacagctcgagctcagtgaggttggatggagagcatttgtgaacagcagttttcagttctctccacagattctcgattggattcaggtctgtactttgacttggccattctaacacctggatatgtttatttttgaaccattccattgtagattttgctttatgttttggatcattgtcttgttggaagacaaatctccgtcccagtctcaggtcttttgcagactccatcaggttttcttccagaatggtcctgtatttggctccatccatcttcccatcaattttaaccatcttccctgtccctgctgaagaaaagcaggcccaaaccatgatgctgccaccaccatgtttgacagtggggatggtgtgttcagggtgatgagctgtgttgcttttacgccaaacataacgttttgcattgttgccaaaaagttcaattttggtttcatctgaccagagcaccttcttccacatgtttggtgtgtctcccaggtggcttgtggcaaactttaaacgacactttttatggatatctttaagaaatggctttcttcttgccactcttccataaaggccagatttgtgcaatatacgactgattgttgtcctatggacagagtctcccacctcagctgtagatctctgcagttcatccagagtgatcatgggtctcttggctgcatctctgatcagtcttctccttgtatgagctgaaagtttagagggacggccaggtcttggtagatttgcagtggtctgatactccttccatttcaatattatcgcttgcacagtgctccttgggatgtttaaagcttgggaaatctttttgtatccaaatccggctttaaacttcttcacaacagtatctcggacctgcctggtgtgttccttgttcttcatgatgctctctgcacttttaacggacctctgagactatcacagtgcaggtgcatttatacggagacttgattacacacaggtggattgtatttatcatcattagtcatttaggtcaacattggatcattcagagatcctcactgaacttctggagagagtttgctgcactgaaagtaaagaggctgaataattttgcacgcccaatttttcagtttttgatttgttaaaaaagtttgaaatatccaataaatgtcgttccacttcatgattgtgtcccacttgttgttgattcttcacaaaaaaatacagttttatatctttatgtttgaagcctgaaatgtggcaaaaggtcgcaaagttcaagggggccgaatactttcgcaaggcactgtacattgtgtgcaaaaggcatgaggaggtaggcgaataattaacattttgcagattaacactggagtgataaatgatcagatggtcatgtgcaggtagagatactggtgtgcaaaagagcagaagagtaaataaataaaaacagtatggggttgaggtaggtaaattgggtgggctatttaccgatggactatgtacagctgcagcgatcggttagctgctcagatagcagatgtttaaagttggtgagggagataaaagtctccaacttcagcgatttttgcaattcgttccagtcacaggcagcagagaactggaaggaaaggcggccaaatggaggtgttggctttagggatgatcagtgagatacacctgctggagcgcgtgctacgggtgagtgttgccatcgtgaccagtgaactgagataaggcggagctttacctagcatggacttgtagatgacctggagccagtgggtctggcgatgaatatgtagcgagggccagccgactagagcatacaggtcgcagtggtgggtggtataagatgctttagtaacaaaacggatggcactgtgataaactgcatccagtttgctgagtagagtattggaagctattttgtagataacatcgccgaagtcgaggatcggtaggatagtcagttttactagggtaagtttggcggcgtgagtgaaggaggctttgttgcggaatagaaagccgactctagatttgattttagattggagatgtttgatatgagtatggaaggagagtttacagtctagccagccacctaggtacttatagatgtccacatattctaggtcggaaccttccagggtggtgatgctagtcgggcatgcgggtgcaggcagcgaacggttgaaaagcatgcatttggttttactaacgtttaagagcagttggaggccacggagggagtgttgtatggcattgaagctcgtttggaggttagatagcacagtgtccaaggaagggccagaagtatacagaatggtgtcgtctgcgtagaggtggatcggggaatcgcccgcagcaagagcaacatcattgatatatacagagaaaagagtcagcccgagaattgaaccctgtggcacccccatagagactgccagaggaccggacaagatgccctccgatttgacacactgaactctgtctgcaaagtagttggtgaaccagggaAGGCAGTAATTAGAAAAACCGAtaccgataagaatatggtgattgacagagtcgaaagccttggccaggtcgatgaagacggctgcacagtgctgtcttttatcgatggcggttatgatatcgttcagtaccttgagcgtggctgaggtgcacctgtgaccggcttggaaaccagattgcacagcggagaaggtacggtgggatttgagatggtcagtgatctgtttgttgacttggctttcgaagaccttagataggcagggcaggatggatataggtctgtaacagtttgggtccagggtgtctccccctttgaagagggggatgactgcggcagctttccaatccttggggatctcagacgatatgaaagagaggttgaacaggctggtaataggggttgcgacaatggcggcggatagtttcagaaatagagggtccagattgtcaagcccagctgatttgtacgggtccaggttttgcagctctttcagaacatctgctatctggatttgggtaaaggagaactgtggaggcttgggcgagtagctgcagggggggtgggggggggggggggtgctgttgGCCGAgtttggagtagccaggaggaaggcatggccagcctttgagaaatgcttgttgaagtttttgattatcatggatttatcggtggtgaccgtgttacctagcctcagtgcagtgggcagctggttggaggtgctcttgttctccatggactttacagtgtcccagaactttttggagttagagctacaggatgcaaatttctgcttgaaaaagctggcttttgctttcctgactgactgcgtgtattggttcctgacttccctgaacagttgcatatcgcggggactattcgatgctattgcagtccgccacaggatgtttttgtgctggtcgagggcagtcaggtctggagtgaaccaagggctatatctgttcttagttctgcattttttgaacggagcatgcttatctaagatggtgaggaagttacttttaagaatgaccaggcatcctcaactgacgggatgaggtcaatatccttccaggataccggggccaggtcgattagaaaggcctgctcgcagaagggAGCGTTTggcagtgatgaggggtggtcgtttgactgcggacccgtagcggatacaggcaatgaggcagtgatcgctgagatcctggttgaagacagcggaggtgtatttggagggccagttggtcaggataacatctatgagggtgcccttgtttacagatttagggttgtacctggtgggttccttgatgatttgtgtgagattgagggcatctagcttagattgtaggattgccgggatgttaagcatatcccagtttaggtcacctaacagaacaaactctgaagctagatggggggcaatcaattcacaaatggtgtccagggcacaactgTGAGCTGAGGGGGGGGgacggtagcaggcggcaacagtgagacttatttctggagagagtaatttttaaaatgaGTAGtacgaactgtttgggtatggacctagAAAGTACGCCTTCTCCCTATGACCAGCAATCAAACAATTATCAAAGgaccacttctggttaccctcaccgattccacagcaCCCGACTATGTTTTTACCCACCCTGAACCCACAAATGGATCATCCAAAAAGCAAGGGTCCACTTTCTCCAAAAACTTCACTCCTACTATCACATACTCAGCTTTATCCTGACCCTCGGTGTAAGCCTCTGGCTCCGAGAACTTCACACCTACCACCTCCAATACTTcgccctcattcacttccatGTATCCTCCTGTCTTCCTAGCACTCTGCTTACAATTGCTACCATTttctttaacaaaccatctccctttttTCTGCTATTTTTAACCGACTCAAGCTCACAAACGTCTCCTTGTGATAATACTACACGTCCCATGACATAAATATTTTATTGCTTTCTCAAGGAACGCCATTTACCCGGCTGTCACAATCTCTGTACAATCAGCACAAACCCCTCGGGATGTAGCGCTAAACAGTGCATCCCACTTATAATGCAGCTGCTGATGTTATTCTTTATCAAACGCTGTCGTGACACTTTTCAATTTCAAACATGCGCGCTCCCCGGCTTCCCTCTCCGACGTGCACCTTCAACTCCATCTCATTACGCAATTTGAGTTTCCTTATAATTTAATCGATTCTGACACTTAATCATCCATTACTTTTCAGGTTTTCAATAcatttaaaattgtttaaatacGTTTTAAAATAATTAATTTCATATTTATGAAACTTTGATGACAGAAAAGCATGATGACTTTGCCGAGCGAGGGTTAGAGTCAGCTGGACGAAGAGTCTGCTGGATTTTTGGCACCTCCTTGTGGCAGTAATGGAAAATGTCTACTTCGAGGCCCACCAGACTTTCAAATTGGGGACCCCTTTTCACATCGTCTGTCTGCTAATGCTACCCAGTCAGTTCTGTCAAGAGTGGTTTAAAGTGGCAATATTTCAATAATAAAGTCAACTTTTTGTGTGAATAAAGTCAGTTATATTAAGACTAATGTAAGGGATTTGGTTACCTTCAATAAAATGTTATGAAAATGGTGGGTAAACTGCGTTTAGTTGCGTTTACCCTCCACTAGGCCTACACCACTGCCGGTAGCCTACCCTCTCTGCAGAGGCACCCATGAACACACGCAGAACAGGTAGCCTTCTTTCAATATAATACACGAGTTGAATCAAACCATGTTTCCACCTTAGTTTATGAGTTGTCCATAATTCATGAGTTGAATGCTTGGAGTCTTCACAGATCCTgtaacataaaacaccaaatttCTTTCCTTACATTAATGGCATGACCATGttatttttaaattatttaaattATTAATAATTCTCAATTATTTAACAATTGAATTAGAACATTGAACTTAAACCCTGTATGATTCCTGGATCTAAGTGTAACTATGGAAATAATACAGATACATAAATGGTCTACTTCTTCTGGCCACAGATGGCACAGACAACACCAATACATGCACGCAGTAGAAAAACAAAGCAATGAGCCTCTAAACAGCTGACTGACAAAAGCAAACAATGATAAATCAATGGATAAATCAAATGCATTGCAATAAAGGCTATTTTTATCAACGGCGCATGGCAAACAAATGGTGAAAATGTtgactgaacaaaaatctaaatgcaacatgtaaagtgttggtcccatgtttcataagctgaaataaaagatcccaggaaTGTTCCATACGTACAAAAATGTTATTTCtcttaaatgttgtgcacaaatttgtttacatccctgttagtgagcatttctcctttgccaagataatccagtcaactgacaggtgtggcatatatagaagctgattaaacagcacgatcattacacaggtgcaccttgtgctggggacaatcaaaggccactataaaatgtgcagttttgtcacacaacacagtgctacagatgtctcaagttttgagggagcgtgcaatcagcatgctgactgcaggaatgtccaccagagctgttgccagagaattgaatgtcgttttagagaatttttcagtacgtccaaccgggcctgacaaccgcagaccacgtgtaaccacgcccatccaggaccttcacatccatgataatgcatggtcctatgttgcaaggatctgtacacaattcctggaacctGAAAATGGCCTGCAcaatcaccagacatgtcacccactgagcatgttgggatgctctggatcaatgtgtacgaCTGCGTgtcccagttcctgccaatatccagcaacttcgcacagccaaggtatctgtgaccaacagatgcatatctgtgttcCCAGCCAGATTTGGGCCTAATTTCCagcttccaagaattgtgtacaTATCCTGACGGTGCCGGAGAAGATGGCTGATAttttacgtgctcctaaccaattgtgtttttatggttgtttttttgcgttatttttaacttattttgcacataatgttgctgctactgtctcttatgaccgaaaataacttctggacatgagaacagcgattactcaccacgaaatggcagaagctttttcctttaatgagCCTGACGAGCCCAAATTGAAcgacatactgctttcccgggaacgggcccaaatccctgtcatttgcgtgaagcgacaacagagaaagaggacagaggtcgggctgccttctgagaattcgtaggcgatctaATAAAATCCCCCCTGTCTTCCGTTCTACTAGCTAaccattggaaaataaaattaaGATGaacctaccaatgggacattataaactgtaatatcttatgcttcacggagttgtggctgatcgacgacattatcaacatacagctggctggttatacgctgtatcggCATGATAGAACAGCGGCATCTGGTAAAAAAAAAGGGGTGGCggactatgcatatatgtaaacaacagctggtacaCGATATCTACGGAaatctcgaggttttgctcgcctgaggtagagtatctcacgataagctgtagaccacactatctacctagagtttCAATCTGTATTTtccgtagctgtctacataccaccacagaccgatgctggcactaagaccacactcaatgagctgtattccgccataaacaaacaggaaaacgctcaaccagaggcggcgctcctagtggccggggactttaatgcagggaaacttaaatctgtcttACCAAATTTctgtcagcatgttaaatgtgcaaccagagggaaaataactctggaccacctttactccacacacagagatgcgtacaaatctctccctcactctccatttgacaaatctgaccatatttccatcctcctgattcctgcttacaagcaaaaattaaagcaggaagcaccagtgactagatcaataaaaagtggtcagatgaagcagatgataAGCTActtttttgctagcacagacctatggcattgaggagtacaccacatcagtcattggcttcatcaataagtgcattgttgacgtcgtccccacagcgaccgtaccccaaccagaagccatggattacaggcaacatccgcactgagctaaaggctagagctgccgctttcaaggagtgggactctaacccggaagcttataagaaatcccgctatgccctcagacgaaccatcaaacaagcaaagtgtcaatacaggactaagaccgaatcatactacaccggctccgacgctcgtcggatgtggcagggtttgcaaaccattacagactacaaagggaaacacagccgagagctgcccagtgacacaagcctaccagacgagcaaaactacttctatgctcgcttcgaggcaaataacactgaaacattcatgagagcaccagctgttccggacgactgtgtgatcacgctctccgcagccgctgtgaataagacctttaaacaagtcaacattcacaaggccgcagggccagacagattaccaggacgtgtactgcgagcatgcgctgaccaactggcaagtgtcttcgctgacattttcaacctctccctgtccgagtctgtaataccaacatgttttaagcagaccaccatagtccttgtgcccaagaacactaaggtaatctgcctaaatcaCTAcctacccgtagcactcacgtctgtagccatgaagtgctttgaaaggctggtcatggctcacagcaacaccattatccaagaaaccctagacccactcaaatttgcatactgccctaacagatccacagatgatgcaatctctattgcactccacactgccctttctcacctggacaaaaggaacacctatgcgagaatgctattcattgactacagctcagcattcaacatcaaAGTTCATCAATAAGCCTGGGACTAgacaaggaccctgggactagacacctccctctgcacttggatcctggacttcctgatgggccacccccaggtggtaatgaTACGTAACAACatatccgccacactgatcctcaacacaggggcccctcaggggtgcgtgctcaatcccctcctgtactccctgttcactcatgactgcacggccaggcacgactacaacaccatcattaagtttgcagatgacacaacgtcgagacagcctatagggaggtcaaagacctggccgtgtggtgccaggacaaaaacctctccctcaacgtgatcaagacaaaggagatgattgacaaaggagattatttcttatacatattttttaaactgaattgttggttaggggcttgtaaataagcaattcactgtaaggtctacctacacctgttgtgtttggcgcatgtgactaatacaattaaaGTTGGTTAATTTATTTTCATTGaataatttccttatatgaactttaactcagtaaaatctttgaaattgttacgtttatattttcgttcagtgTTCAAATAAAATCTATGCTTTTAAAGAAGCTCAGCTGAGACCAAATTCAGCACTACTGAGTGGACAGCGCAGTGGACAGGGAGACGGTATGTGCAGCCACGTAGAAATGAATGTTTCATTTGGAAGCTTTAATTTTCATATTGATcaaatgtaaaacatatttaccaatgCATTTTAAACAAATTGAATGGATAAATTTGCATTATTTAGAGCCCCCCCAAAGTTTGACTTTTGTTGCATTTAGGGGAGCTAATGTCTAattaaattttttatttaacttggcaagtcagttaagaacaaattcttatttacaatgacggcctaagagcagtgggttaactgccttgtcaaggggcagaacgacagatttttaccatgtcagctcggggattcgatctaacaacctttcagttcctggcccaacgctctatccactaggctacctgccactcatTCAGGGAAGCTGATCCCCCACTAGCTCCACTGTAATTCACACCCTGCTTTAGCTTTCATATCAGCAATAAATaataaaaggttaaattactACAAACCTTTATAGGGTTAGGGCTCCCACATGGCCATAGTTCCATGTTAGCTATCTGCAtctctgaacacctgtgtgtaaacaaAGACTGACACCACAGACGTGTTGTCACCGAAAAATACAGTCAGCTCCAACTGTTAAAAAAagtgtacagtaagtgtatattttgcatttggaaattattttgatgtgatatgacgAGTTTGTTTCTAGAACCATACAGCAACTGAGAATCGATTTCACGgttagatggagtatttggctgcCAGAGCCAATTAGTCTCTGAACATGTTAAGGTCCTTGTACTATAAGGATTGATGTTAGGCTCCTTTAGTCCATAAGCGTCTTTCACATCACACATAGTAGCTAGTTATGCAATAAGGCACTAGGGGGTGTGGTATaaggtcaatataccacggctacggGCTGTTCTGATgcacaacacggagtgcctgaatacagcccttagccgtggtatattggccatataccacaaacccccgatgtGCCTTATTGCTAATATAAattggttaccaacataattagagcagtaacaagaaatgttttgtcatacccagttaatcagcattcaggactcaaACCACTGGTTATAATACAGAATTAATTCAAGGTTGAGCTTACCTTGTAATCCTCAAATAATTGATGAAGGAGCATGATGCTAATACAATTCAAATGCCAATTTCCCCCTAAAAGTTTATTAGAAAGATTTAGTCAACATTACAAGAATGCTTTATTTCTTCATTTAATTCAGCACAATACTTGTTTTAAAAATGGTGAAGATGCAGGAGCAGAGTGAAGATTCAATGTTCTATGATAAAGAAAGTTATACAGAAATAAACAACTAAGTGTCTTGTGATATTTCCATAGTTGTTTTAAGAACCATTAATTGCATTATTGACATTGACAGTGAGAAACAGGTGGTGACAGAAGTTGATGAAACATGAAATGAAAAAATTGTGAAACAACTCTGCACAGCTTCAAACAAGGCATTTCTGTGCATTATCAGCCATATTGTTACATTGTTCCTGGTTGAACAGTCATATGTGGCAAAGACTAGTTGCAATGGAGTGCAAAACACCTGAGGTTTTCATGGTGACATATCCATTTACCCTTGtggacaaaacaacaaaacattttgctTTCATCAGGTTGCAGTGGATATCTTTTCAGTATTGGCAGCACAAAGGGCAACCAACCCTTCAGACGCGAAAGACAAAAGCAGAATAGAGAGCAGGACATAAGTCCACTCATGCCACCTTATTTCTTGCCTTGCTTGGTGACCATGTTCCGTGGGGGTGTGACTGGACGGCTGCCATTTGGCTTCTTCTTCTCAGCGGGCTTCAAAATCTACAAGTGGAATGGACACAAGTAATCCAACCTAAGATGATGTTTTGCCCACTGCAATAGCCTTTACATCGTACAGTTTGACATAATGACGAGATTGGTTATAGCGTTAAGATCTCCATACACTAGTACTAATACAATCATTGACACATTTACATTCCCGCGATAAGACAGAGTACATTCATGATGAAATACTCACCTGAAAAGAGCACATGAGGGTCTCATCCACACTCATCATAGCACCAGCATTGTCAAACTCCCCGCAGTAGTTGGGTGCTGAGAATAAAGTCACAAGCTGTCGCTTGGCGAAGAACTCATAGCCGTCCTCAACAACCTGCCGAAAAAACAACATTGATTATAGTTgggttaaaaataaaaacaatgcaTTCAACTCCAGACAGTACAGTGAAAGTATGCAGACATACCTGATGGGCGCGACAGATCAGATCCAAATCATGTTTGTGCAGGAACTTTGCCACAACCTCTGAACCAAAAGTAAATGAGACtcctctgtcattctctcccCAGCCGAGGACATCCTTGTCTGGATCTGACCAGAGCAGGTCACACAGGAGGCCCTGGTCGGGGACGTCGGTGGGCCGCATGACGCGTCTGATCTGCTCCATGGACTGGAGGTCTGGTGACAACCCTGAGAGACACAGATGGAGATGAACAGCAAGAATAAGGTTAATTGCAGTAAGAACTTGTTGGTAAATGAGAAGAcaattgaaataaaataaaatagtatttCTCAATATCACAGCAATGTCTTAGTGTGTCCTAAAACAGGACCACTTCTCTTCATGTTTAAGGATTACTAAAATGCAACCTACCTCCATGGCAACAGAAGATCTTCTCATCAACAATGGCAGCAATAGGGAGGCAGTTAAAGCAATCTGTAAATGTTTTCCAGAGCTTGATGTTGTACCTTCTTTTACCTAGAataataaaatgtaattttagGATGATAGTAAGCTAGGCAATGCTTATGACAGGAACCTATAACAAAATGCAATTTATGTAGATACAAAGACTATATTCTGTCAGAGAGTGCAGGGTTATGATTATTACAGCCACCACATATCACTCACACTCATCATAGAATCCATATATTCTGTTGATGGAGGCGCACTCATGGTTTCCCCTCAGCAGGAAGAAGTTCTCTGGGTAT
The genomic region above belongs to Oncorhynchus mykiss isolate Arlee chromosome 6, USDA_OmykA_1.1, whole genome shotgun sequence and contains:
- the LOC110525529 gene encoding serine/threonine-protein phosphatase PP1-gamma catalytic subunit A yields the protein MADVDKLNIDSIIQRLLEVRGAKPGKNVQLQENEIRGLCLKSREIFLSQPILLELEAPLKICGDIHGQYYDLLRLFEYGGFPPESNYLFLGDYVDRGKQSLETICLLLAYKIKYPENFFLLRGNHECASINRIYGFYDECKRRYNIKLWKTFTDCFNCLPIAAIVDEKIFCCHGGLSPDLQSMEQIRRVMRPTDVPDQGLLCDLLWSDPDKDVLGWGENDRGVSFTFGSEVVAKFLHKHDLDLICRAHQVVEDGYEFFAKRQLVTLFSAPNYCGEFDNAGAMMSVDETLMCSFQILKPAEKKKPNGSRPVTPPRNMVTKQGKK